One Anopheles marshallii chromosome 3, idAnoMarsDA_429_01, whole genome shotgun sequence genomic region harbors:
- the LOC128712922 gene encoding uncharacterized protein LOC128712922, with product MDPTEKIAELVSDFTRTGIVKQCESRGLSTTGTKEELAKSIVEHDAKEEANETVFEDTESDDKIKMTIMKAEQCVEMRDDKRVYSFRDVEEAIDAYGDDVKKDVKLWIREFEDIAKMVKWTDDQKFVMCRKKLTGTARSFIQTQCGITSYTTLRDALIREFGKIVRASDVHRELAARRKKEKETMLEYTYAMQRIAQVVKLDEVSLCEYIADGATADARERASLYEAKDLDTLKSKLDYMERANKKADDRKKLSNKSYRATEKHHCFNCGSIEHKLAECPTKDKGPKCFQCGIVGHRASECKDKRNTEKRGLKCFVCDTFGHLAKECVKRNVKNENSNVNLEGAQKDSTIVIAIENIEFNALFDSGCLPNILSVQAYLRIGSPKLSPTTMVLTGFGGKTTKAYGTAIVNMTIDGVGCEGLTFHVVPDQTMPYEAILGRASLEHFGAIVTAEGVKIVPKEENSVMAIGSTEGDIDVPPRYYNTVKSLIDEYEPVKEVTSVVEMKIIVEDDTPIRTTPRRFAPKEKKVIENTLCEWLKGNIIQKSDSDYASPVVLARKKDGSMRVCVDYRELNRKVRKDCFPMRNMEDQIDQLQAAKVFTTLDLKNSFFHVPIEQSSRKYTAFVTHTGQYEFLRAPFGFCNSPAVFGRFIANAFQELIKGNRIMVYVDDVIIASSDAKENIETLKDLLSVAKRSGIAKELSARVSRWALILEEYEYTIVHRPGTAMRHVDALSRAPVMVVTSDPLIEMMITAQQRDDRIRAIRELVKTQSYDDYCNVKFRPNWVDTLRPGVL from the exons ATGGATCCTACAGAAAAGATCGCGGAATTGGTGAGTGACTTTACTCGCACCGGCATCGTAAAACAATGCGAATCACGTGGATTGTCTACGACTGGCACCAAAGAGGAACTGGCCAAGAGCATTGTTGAGCACGACGCCAAAGAGGAAGCTAACGAGACAGTTTTTGAGGACACTGAAAGCGATGATAAAATCAAGATGACGATCATGAAAGCGGAACAGTGCGTGGAAATGAGAGACGATAAGCGCGTATACTCGTTTCGTGATGTTGAAGAAGCAATAGATGCGTATGGGGACGATGTAAAGAAGGACGTGAAATTATGGATTCGCGAGTTCGAGGACATAGCGAAAATGGTGAAGTGGACAGATGATCAGAAATTCGTCATGTGTCGAAAAAAACTAACGGGGACCGCACGCAGTTTTATTCAAACGCAGTGTGGAATAACGTCTTATACCACGTTGCGCGATGCGCTGATTCGAGAATTTGGAAAGATAGTGCGTGCAAGTGACGTGCACAGAGAGTTAGCGGCCAgacgaaagaaggaaaaggaaacaatgcTAGAATATACATACGCAATGCAGCGAATCGCTCAGGTCGTGAAGTTGGACGAAGTGAGTTTGTGTGAGTATATTGCGGACGGAGCGACCGCAGACGCAAGGGAACGCGCGTCATTATACGAAGCAAAAGATCTCGACACGTTGAAAAGCAAGCTGGATTACATGGAAAGAGCCAACAAAAAGGCAGACGATAGGAAGAAACTATCGAATAAGTCTTATAGAGCAACAGAGAAGCATCATTGTTTCAATTGTGGTAGTATCGAACACAAGCTGGCCGAGTGTCCAACCAAGGACAAAGGACCGAAATGCTTCCAATGTGGTATTGTGGGGCATCGGGCGTCTGAGTGTAAGGACAAAAGAAATACGGAGAAGAGAGGTCTGAAATGTTTCGTGTGCGACACGTTCGGACACTTAGCGAAAGAGTGTGTGAAGCGAAATGTAAAGAACGAAAACTCGAACGTTAATCTAGAAGGTGCGCAAAAAGATAGCACTATTGTTATCGCTATCGAGAATATAGAATTCAATGCTTTGTTCGACAGCGGTTGTCTTCCAAATATACTATCGGTTCAGGCGTATCTAAGAATTGGGTCTCCAAAACTCTCGCCAACCACGATGGTTCTTACCGGCTTCGGGGGAAAGACAACAAAAGCATATGGAACAGCGATCGTCAACATGACGATCGATGGTGTTGGGTGTGAGGGTCTAACGTTTCATGTCGTCCCAGATCAGACCATGCCATATGAAGCAATTTTGGGAAGAGCGTCGCTTGAACATTTCGGTGCTATAGTGACCGCAGAAGGCGTGAAGATAGtaccaaaagaagaaaacagtgTAATGGCAATTGGTTCCACGGAAGGTGATATCGATGTACCACCTCGCTATTACAATACCGTGAAAAGTCTAATCGATGAATATGAACCAGTAAAGGAGGTAACCAGTGTAGTAGAAATGAAGATTATTGTGGAGGATGATACTCCGATCCGTACGACTCCTCGCCGGTTCgctccaaaagaaaaaaaagtaatagaaAACACTCTGTGTGAGTGGTTGAAGGGAAACATCATACAAAAAAGTGATAGTGACTATGCAAGTCCAGTCGTTCTGGCTCGTAAGAAAGATGGTTCTATGAGAGTTTGTGTGGACTACCGCGAATTAAATCGAAAAGTTAGAAAGGATTGTTTCCCAATGCGCAACATGGAAGATCAGATCGACCAACTTCAAGCGGCGAAGGTGTTTACAACGCTGGATCTGAAAAACTCGTTTTTTCACGTGCCGATCGAACAGTCGAGTCGGAAGTATACCGCGTTTGTAACACACACAGGTCAGTACGAGTTCCTGAGGGCaccgtttggtttttgtaaTAGTCCAGCTGTTTTCGGTAGGTTCATAGCGAACGCGTTCCAGGAACTAATCAAGGGTAATAGAATAATGGTGTATGTGGATGATGTGATCATCGCTAGTAGTgacgcaaaggaaaacatagaAACGTTGAAGGATTTGCTGAGTGTAGCAAAACGCAGCGGAATT GCGAAGGAACTGTCGGCACGCGTTTCCCGATGGGCGTTGATACTGGAGGAATACGAGTACACCATAGTGCATCGGCCAGGTACGGCAATGAGACACGTCGATGCATTAAGCAGAGCGCCGGTGATGGTAGTGACCAGTGACCCGCTCATCGAGATGATGATTACCGCTCAGCAGAGAGATGACCGCATTCGAGCTATCCGTGAATTGGTGAAGACGCAATCGTATGACGACTATT GCAACGTCAAGTTTCGTCCTAATTGGGTCGATACGTTGCGACCGGGGGTGTTGTAG
- the LOC128711675 gene encoding cohesin subunit SA-1, giving the protein MHRRGGKRIRMNDPPVEYDEPELMYQHEPLNESWSSGGHDDAANPEETGEPSRGRMTRLRARGGVPLKAPIIEDDDEDDFFAKDQHHKKRKAPRKPRETAPKEHHEKPPRVYREREEREERVVVTDRESTTDEASLYYILRNSKLPITTIVDDWITRYKLDKDSALIALMNFFVHASGCKGKITPDMQQDMEHTAIIRKMTEEFDEDSHEYPLMMSAQQWKKFKMNFCDFVQTLVKQCQYSIIYDQFLMDNVISLLTGLSDSQVRAFRHTATLAAMKLMTALVDVALLVSIQFDMAARQYETERTKPREKRAPERLDSLISRRTELEENMDEIKNMLTYMFKSVFVHRYRDTLPDIRAICMSEIGIWMMKFSSNFLDDSYLKYIGWTLHDKVGDVRLKCLQALLPLYENEELKAKLELFTSKFKDRIVAMTLDKEYEAAVHAVKLVINILKSHQDILTDKDSEIVYELVYSSHRGVAQAAAEFLNVRLFCQDPSAPPVYTRRGKMRLPNTPLIRDLVQFFIESELHEHGAYLVDSFIDNNPMLKDWECYTDLLLEEPGQQEEMLDNKQESTLIEIMVSAVRQSATGEPPVGRGSSRKMTLSAKEIKQVQDDKQRLTEHFIQTLPLLLHKYSADGEKLTNLLAIPQYFDIELFTTTRQESNLQALLDKMTHVMSTHVDREVLETCAKTLEFLCTEGSAIYTRCDVVRSNVIEECVTRYREAIDDYRTLIAGDEVPNEDEVYNVSISLKKVSTLYASHNLNPWNLFDSLYQDIEERIGDKSPETSIPKDALVYCIEACFFSINWGLNHLETTRDRTQVAQESHELGRNLHKYLNACNHLVRYDRESSVQEAAFMSICDLLVVFSNQLKSNSDENIQSLVHSPNEEQEQLLNQFVQTTVFATEQEEGHDETRIEELHKRRSFLAGYCKLIVYNILPTKAAADIFKHYLRHYDEYGDIIKTTLGKTREINKVNCSMTMCLSLITMFKEQQEPDGRVSRSSQEFQDLKELAKRFALSFGLDAVKNREAITVFHRAGIHFAVTSSNEEQDDPSAPPPCIAFLEVLAELTNKLIKQDKKLILTFLDRRLKAGIPSSRSEDWQPLVTYRNSLLHGETEQIPVTSKRAYTRKKKDADHDEDDDHDDDDEDYVG; this is encoded by the exons ATGCATCGTCGAGGTGGGAAAAGAATTCGTATGAACGATCCTCCTGTGGAGTACGATGAACCGGAGCTGATGTATCAACa TGAGCCGCTGAATGAAAGTTGGTCATCAGGAGGCCACGATGATGCTGCAAATCCGGAAGAAACGGGTGAACCTTCCCGTGGCAGAATGACGCGATTGCGTGCACGCGGAGGCGTTCCACTCAAAGCACCCATCATCgaggacgacgacgaggaTGATTTTTTCGCCAAGGACCAACATCACAAGAAGCGCAAGGCTCCTCGCAAACCGCGAGAAACGGCCCCAAAAGAACACCACGAGAAGCCGCCCAGAGTGTACCGTGAGCGCGAGGAGCGTGAAGAACGCGTCGTCGTAACGGACCGTGAAAGTACGACCGACGAAGCGAGTCTGTACTACATATTGCGTAATTCCAAACTTCCGATAACCACGATTGTGGACGATTGGATTACGCGGTATAAGTTGGACAAGGATTCGGCCCTGATTGCGTTGATGAATTTTTTCGTTCATGCGAGCGGCTGCAAAGGTAAAATTACGCCCGACATGCAGCAGGACATGGAGCACACGGCAATCATTCGCAAAATGACGGAAGAGTTCGACGAAGACAGTCATGAGTACCCGCTGATGATGTCGGCACAGCAGTGGAAGAAGTTCAAGATGAACTTTTGCGACTTTGTGCAGACGCTCGTGAAGCAGTGCCAGTATTCCATCATTTACGATCAGTTTCTGATGGATAATGTAATTTCGTTGCTGACAGGACTGTCCGATTCACAAGTGCGAGCATTCCGTCATACCGCTACGTTGGCCGCCATGAAGCTAATGACAGCGCTGGTGGATGTAGCCTTGCTGGTTTCCATCCAGTTCGACATGGCGGCCCGGCAATACGAAACAGAACGGACGAAACCGCGCGAAAAACGGGCTCCGGAGCGGCTTGATTCGCTGATTTCGCGCCGGACCGAACTGGAAGAGAACATGGACGAGATAAAGAACATGCTGACGTATATGTTCAAGTCCGTGTTTGTTCATCGCTATCGCGACACGCTGCCTGACATCCGGGCCATTTGTATGTCAGAGATTGGCATTTGGATGATGAAGTTTTCGTCCAACTTTTTGGATGATTCATATTTGAAGTACATCGGTTGGACGCTGCATGATAAAGTAGGCGATGTACGACTGAAGTGTCTACAGGCCTTGCTGCCACTGTACGAGAACGAGGAGCTCAAGGCGAAGCTTGAGCTGTTTACTTCTAAATTCAAAGATCGTATCGTGGCAATGACGCTGGACAAGGAATACGAAGCGGCAGTACACGCGGTAAAGCTGGTTATCAACATCCTCAA GAGCCATCAAGACATTTTGACCGATAAGGATAGCGAAATCGTGTATGAATTGGTGTACTCTTCGCATCGTGGAGTCGCTCAAGCGGCAGCCGAATTTTTAAACGTACGCCTCTTCTGTCAGGATCCCAGTGCGCCGCCTGTGTACACGAGACGTGGCAAGATGCGTCTACCAAATACGCCCCTGATTCGCGATTTGGTGCAGTTCTTTATTGAATCGGAACTGCATGAGCATGGTGCTTATTTGGTCGACTCATTCATCGATAACAATCCGATGCTAAAAGACTGGGAATGCTACACGGATCTGCTGCTGGAAGAGCCGGGACAGCAGGAAGAAATGCTGGACAACAAACAGGAGTCGACACTGATCGAAATTATGGTCAGTGCTGTGCGTCAATCGGCCACTGGAGAACCACCGGTTGGGCGCGGCAGCAGCCGTAAGATGACACTGAGCGCAAAGGAAATCAAGCAGGTGCAGGACGATAAGCAACGTTTGACGGAACATTTTATCCAAACGTTGCCACTGCTGTTGCACAAGTACAGCGCAGATGGAGAGAAGCTAACGAACCTGCTAGCCATTCCGCAGTACTTTGATATTGAGCTTTTTACCACCACGCGGCAGGAGTCGAATTTGCAGGCGCTGCTCGACAAAATGACGCACGTCATGTCGACTCACGTGGATCGGGAAGTGTTGGAGACGTGTGCGAAAACGCTTGAATTTCTGTGCACGGAGGGCAGTGCTATTTACACCCGTTGCGATGTAGTACGGTCGAACGTGATCGAAGAATGCGTCACACGGTACAGGGAAGCGATCGACGATTATCGTACGCTGATTGCCGGCGATGAGGTACCGAATGAGGACGAGGTCTACAATGTAAGCATTTCGCTGAAGAAGGTTTCGACACTGTACGCCAGTCACAATCTCAACCCGTGGAATTTGTTCGATTCGCTGTATCAAGACATCGAGGAGCGAATCGGAGACAAGTCTCCCGAGACGAGCATTCCGAAGGATGCGCTCGTTTACTGCATCGAGGCGTGCTTTTTCTCTATCAACTGGGGCTTGAACCACCTGGAGACGACGAGGGATCGCACGCAGGTGGCGCAGGAATCGCACGAGTTGGGGAGAAATTTGCACAAATATCTGAATGCCTGTAACCACCTCGTTCGGTATGATCGTGAATCGTCCGTCCAGGAGGCTGCATTTATGTCGATCTGCGATCTGTTGGTTGTATTTTCCAACCAGCTGAAAAGTAATAGCGACGAAAACATACAATCGTTGGTGCATTCGCCAAACGAGGAACAAGAGCAGCTGCTGAACCAATTTGTCCAGACAACGGTGTTTGCGACGGAGCAGGAAGAAGGGCATGACGAGACGCGTATCGAGGAGCTGCATAAACGTCGAAGTTTCCTTGCAGGCTACTGCAAACTGATCGTCTACAATATTCTTCCCACAAAGGCGGCAGCAGACATTTTTAAACACTATCTACGG CACTACGATGAGTACGGTGACATAATCAAAACCACTTTGGGTAAAACTCGCGAAATCAACAAAgttaactgttcgatgacaaTGTGTCTGAGCCTGATAACAATGTTTAAGGAACAGCAGGAACCAGATGGGCGAGTTTCACGATCGTCGCAAGAGTTCCAAGACCTGAAAGAACTGGCGAAACGGTTTGCCCTCTCGTTCGGGCTGGACGCGGTAAAGAACCGGGAAGCGATCACCGTATTCCACCGTGCCGGCATTCATTTTGCCGTAACGTCTTCCAATGAAGAGCAGGATGATCCTTCCGCTCCACCACCGTGCATCGCGTTTCTGGAAGTGTTAGCTGAATTGactaacaaattaattaaacaggACAAGAAACTGAT TTTAACCTTCCTGGACCGTCGTCTAAAGGCGGGTATTCCTTCGAGCCGCTCTGAGGACTGGCAACCACTGGTAACCTACCGAAACTCATTACTGCACGGAGAAACGGAACAAATTCCTGTTACCTCAAAGCGTGCGTACACAAGAAAGAAGAAGGATGCTGATCACGACGAAGACGATGatcatgacgatgatgacgaggaTTACGTCGGTTAA
- the LOC128710881 gene encoding alanine--tRNA ligase, mitochondrial: MALRLCFRSKSLFRNYYIHYPGGQVRYVSVNSPGPSSKEVRRQFIDYFTVKHNHQLIRSSSLIPFNDSTIAFVNAGMNQFKNVFLGTADRPCQRAVNSQKCVRVGGKHNDLSVVGTDSYHHTFFEMLGNWSFGDYFKREACQMAFDLLKDVYRIDMERVYVTYFGGDESLNLQADEECREIWLSLGIPADRVLPFGTRDNFWEMGNSGPCGPCTEIHLDLSDEYKNTKARHHLVNAGVPDLTEIWNIVFIQYNRSLEDGVIRNLPHHHVDTGMGLERVVGHLQGKLSNYDTDLFEPIFGRIQKVTKLEPYRGSFLRSDNHYELDTAYRIMADHSRMITACLADGMFPSQNHKLRRIIRKSLALANRTFGCPDLLHETIPSVVEILGDVYPEMERNLSSVLQIIEHERHAYSALSSKRSTETNTLLKQFPHLEESEALEHAGLPGAIKELLQTKPTHLNGQIIHKMYDTYGLDEELLIKLGQMMKFSLDFRDYERYVCELKDGFKNEIATKLETRLSAYKNLRESIDSTRLKPTQTERRYNYAFNQEKGTYEVAACKAHVSLLLEDDTRDQWHIVTDQSNFYCESGGQQSDTGRLTVGAGSKGEKSFDIVNVSDHNGFIVHSIPKQPNVTPSIGDQVVLQVDANRRTQLTVHHTATHLLNATVRKIVQLPMCQRSSAVSERGFRLELAISGEKITLDQIATIETEIRSLIKRNEPISVAVCNANDLDFATITTVPGETYPDRGLRVVSIGDVSRELCCGTHATNTGELHDFAITNVTQSKNGCFTFHGVAGPAAEKVHFLGAQIQNDVSQLQQDAQQNEKAQEDVTIIETRMQRLKNVLLTGTENNIHLPYCVRQRCLNVINALYQKLKDRSRESLRALLDIEMRNLMEQKTPTSDRFIVHFLECSIILEEVQLSKATRYCTDRPILVVSITDNQVKARATIPPAMVSDRCNAERWLEVVAQTFKAQIAPPKGQNAAEVCNMKARKVKMMHFEATLENALCAAKTYAEENFH, translated from the exons ATGGCTCTCCGATTGTGTTTTCGCTCGAAATCACTGTTCCGGAACTATTACATCCACTATCCGGGTGGTCAGGTGCGCTATGTTTCAGTTAACAGCCCAGGACCCAGTTCGAAAGAGGTTCGCCGTCAGTTTATAGACTACTTCACGGTCAAACACAACCATCAGCTGATACGATCGAGCTCTTTGATACCCTTCAACGATAGCACGATCGCATTTGTGAATGCCGGCATGAACCAGTTCAAAAATGTCTTCCTTGGTACCGCGGATCGGCCCTGCCAACGGGCGGTCAATTCACAGAAATGTGTACGAGTGGGTGGCAAACATAACGATCTGTCGGTCGTTGGTACAGATAGCTATCATCACACGTTTTTCGAGATGCTTGGCAACTGGTCGTTCGGGGATTATTTTAAGCGCGAGGCTTGCCAAATGGCTTTTGATTTGCTGAAGGATGTGTACCGGATCGATATGGAGCGTGTGTATGTAACATACTTCGGCGGAGATGAATCCCTGAACCTACAGGCGGATGAAGAATGCCGTGAAATTTGGCTGAGTTTGGG GATTCCAGCGGACCGCGTGCTTCCTTTCGGTACACGGGACAATTTCTGGGAGATGGGAAATTCGGGTCCCTGCGGTCCATGCACAGAGATACATCTGGATCTTTCAGACGAGTATAAGAATACAAAGGCGAGACATCACTTGGTAAATGCCGGTGTGCCGGATCTTACCGAAATTTGGAACATTGTGTTTATACAATACAACCGTTCGCTTGAAGACGGCGTGATACGCAATCTACCTCATCATCACGTTGATACGGGAATGGGCTTGGAACGGGTTGTTGGTCATTTGCAGGGAAAGTTAAGCAACTACGACACGGATCTGTTCGAACCAATCTTCGGCCGTATACAGAAG GTGACGAAACTGGAACCTTACCGGGGAAGCTTTCTGCGTAGCGATAACCACTACGAACTAGATACCGCTTATCGAATTATGGCTGATCATAGTCGAATGATTACGGCCTGTTTAGCTGACGGAATGTTTCCCTCCCAGAA TCACAAATTACGACGCATTATTCGGAAATCGCTTGCCCTGGCTAATCGTACCTTTGGCTGTCCGGATCTACTGCACGAAACTATCCCCAGTGTGGTGGAAATTCTTGGCGATGTGTACccggaaatggaacgaaatctTTCCAGCGTGTTACAAATAATCGAACACGAGCGACACGCGTACAGCGCGCTAAGCTCTAAACGATCCACCGAAACGAACACGCTGCTGAAACAATTTCCACACCTAGAAGAATCGGAAGCGCTGGAACACGCGGGCCTCCCCGGTGCCATAAAGGAACTGCTGCAAACTAAACCAACCCATCTGAATGGGCAGATTATTCACAAAATGTATGACACGTACGGGTTGGACGAAGAATTGCTCATCAAACTGGGAcaaatgatgaaattttcGCTTGACTTTCGGGACTACGAGCGTTACGTTTGTGAGCTGAAGGATGGATTCAAAAACGAGATAGCCACCAAGCTGGAGACACGTCTTTCCGCATATAAAAACCTCAGGGAATCGATCGATAGCACTAGGttaaaaccaacacaaacggAACGAAGGTACAATTATGCATTTAACCAAGAGAAGGGCACATATGAGGTCGCAGCATGCAAAGCGCATGTTAGTCTGCTACTAGAAGATGATACCCGTGACCAGTGGCACATCGTAACGGATCAAAGCAATTTCTACTGCGAATCTGGTGGTCAACAGAGCGATACGGGACGGCTAACAGTTGGAGCTGGTTCTAAGGGTGAAAAATCGTTCGATATAGTCAACGTTTCCGATCACAATGGATTTATTGTCCATTCCATTCCGAAGCAACCGAATGTGACACCTTCCATTGGTGATCAAGTGGTTTTGCAGGTGGATGCTAATCGACGGACACAACTTACTGTGCACCATACGGCAACGCATTTGCTAAACGCAACCGTACGCAAAATCGTCCAACTGCCAATGTGTCAACGTTCCAGTGCCGTTTCTGAACGGGGCTTCCGGCTGGAGCTCGCTATCAGTGGTGAGAAGATAACACTAGACCAAATAGCTACGATCGAGACTGAAATACGATCGTTGATCAAGCGTAACGAACCGATCAGTGTGGCAGTGTGCAATGCAAACGATCTCGATTTCGCAACAATTACGACGGTCCCGGGAGAAACCTATCCCGATCGGGGTCTGCGGGTTGTGTCGATCGGTGATGTATCGCGGGAACTTTGCTGCGGGACGCACGCTACCAACACGGGAGAATTGCACGACTTTGCCATAACGAATGTGACGCAATCGAAGAATGGATGCTTTACATTTCACGGCGTTGCAGGGCCGGCTGCCGAGAAGGTCCATTTCCTGGGCGCACAAATCCAAAACGACGTTAGCCAGCTGCAACAGGATGCGCAACAAAATGAGAAAGCGCAGGAAGACGTTACGATCATCGAAACGAGAATGCAACGGTTGAAAAATGTGCTTCTAACCGGAACGGAGAACAACATTCACCTGCCGTACTGCGTCCGGCAACGGTGCCTGAACGTGATCAATGCTCTGTACCAGAAGTTGAAGGATCGATCACGCGAATCGCTCCGGGCGTTGCTCGACATTGAGATGCGCAACCTGATGGAACAGAAAACGCCCACTAGCGATCGGTTCATCGTACACTTTCTCGAGTGTTCCATCATTCTCGAGGAGGTGCAGCTTAGCAAAGCGACACGATACTGTACGGATCGTCCGATTTTGGTAGTTAGCATCACGGACAATCAGGTGAAGGCTCGTGCAACGATTCCACCGGCAATGGTTTCCGACCGATGCAACGCCGAACGGTGGCTGGAGGTGGTAGCACAAACGTTCAAAGCACAAATAGCCCCACCGAAGGGACAGAATGCGGCCGAAGTGTGCAACATGAAGGCGCGCAAGGTAAAGATGATGCATTTTGAGGCAACGTTAGAGAATGCGTTGTGTGCGGCCAAGACTTACGCGGAGGAGAATTTCCATTAG
- the LOC128710882 gene encoding elongation factor Tu, mitochondrial, whose amino-acid sequence MSTYLALRAILSPLARKTVAQILSAGNGLNVVRSSSPAIRAVPVRFYAEKEVFKRDKPHCNVGTIGHVDHGKTTLTAAITKVLADKDLAESKKYTDIDNAPEEKARGITINVAHIEYQTENRHYGHTDCPGHADYIKNMITGTAQMDGAILVVAATDGAMPQTREHLLLAKQIGVNHIVVFINKVDAADQEMVDLVEMEIRELMSEMGFDGDNVPVIKGSALCALEGREPEMGANAVMQLLEEVDKYVPTPVRELDKPFLLPVESVHSIPGRGTVVTGRLERGMLKKGQECEFVGYNKVIKSTITGIEMFHKILEEAHAGDQLGALVRGIKRDDIKRGMVMCKPGTMKANDNFEAQVYILSKDEGGRHKPFTSFIQLQMFSRTWDCATQVQIPGKDMIMPGEDAKLQLRLMRPMVLEQGQRFTLRDGHITLGTGVVTKLLAPLTEKERLALTEGKKAREKAASGKA is encoded by the exons ATGTCGACGTATCTTGCTCTTCGAGCAATTCTTAGCCCGC TTGCCCGCAAGACGGTCGCACAGATCCTCTCGGCCGGCAATGGGTTGAACGTTGTGCGAAGTTCATCGCCGGCAATCCGTGCCGTGCCGGTAAGGTTTTACGCCGAGAAGGAAGTGTTCAAGCGGGATAAACCACACTGTAATGTCGGCACGATCGGGCATGTCGATCACGGCAAGACAACACTCACCGCAGCCATCACGAAGGTGTTGGCAGATAAGGATCTGGCGGAGAGCAAAAAATATACCGACATCGATAATGCGCCCGAAGAAAAGGCACGAGGTATTACGATCAATGTGGCACACATCGAGTATCAAACGGAAAACCGTCACTACGGTCACACCGATTGTCCCGGGCATGCCGATTACATTAAGAACATGATTACCGGTACGGCCCAGATGGATGGTGCGATATTGGTGGTGGCCGCCACGGACGGTGCCATGCCGCAGACGCGGGAACATTTGCTGCTGGCGAAACAAATTGGCGTTAACCACATAGTGGTGTTTATCAACAAGGTGGATGCGGCCGATCAGGAAATGGTCGATCTGGTGGAGATGGAAATCCGTGAGCTTATGTCGGAGATGGGCTTCGATGGTGATAACGTACCGGTCATTAAGGGATCGGCACTGTGTGCGCTGGAGGGTCGCGAACCGGAAATGGGTGCTAATGCCGTAATGCAGCTGCTGGAAGAGGTAGACAAATATGTGCCGACACCGGTACGCGAGCTGGACAAACCATTCCTGTTGCCGGTTGAATCGGTGCACAGCATTCCCGGCCGTGGTACGGTCGTAACGGGCCGCCTGGAGCGTGGCATGTTGAAGAAAGGTCAGGAGTGTGAGTTTGTCGGCTACAATAAG GTCATTAAGTCAACCATCACCGGTATTGAGATGTTTCATAAAATCCTCGAAGAGGCACATGCCGGCGATCAGCTCGGTGCCTTGGTGCGTGGCATCAAGCGTGACGACATCAAGCGCGGCATGGTGATGTGCAAACCGGGCACCATGAAGGCGAACGATAACTTCGAAGCTCAGGTGTACATTCTGAGCAAAGACGAGGGCGGTCGGCATAAGCCGTTTACCAGCTTCATCCAGCTGCAGATGTTCTCGCGCACGTGGGACTGTGCAACGCAGGTGCAAATCCCCGGCAAGGACATGATCATGCCGGGCGAAGATGCCAAGCTGCAGTTGCGACTGATGCGACCGATGGTGCTGGAACAGGGTCAACGGTTTACGTTGCGCGACGGACATATTACGCTGGGTACGGGTGTGGTAACGAAGTTGCTAGCGCCACTTACGGAAAAGGAGCGACTTGCCCTTACCGAGGGTAAGAAGGCGCGCGAAAAAGCTGCCAGTGGTAAGGCGTAA